A window from Zingiber officinale cultivar Zhangliang chromosome 7A, Zo_v1.1, whole genome shotgun sequence encodes these proteins:
- the LOC122000869 gene encoding probable ADP-ribosylation factor GTPase-activating protein AGD11 isoform X3 — protein sequence MMSAQQEFYDSCAPIGSPTPQKRLEIVMNQPGNRYCADCNCPDPKWVSLNLGVFICIKCSGVHRSLGVHISKILSAKLDDWTDEQVDFIIEAGGNATVNMRYEAFLPENIRKLRPDSSIEERSDFIRGTNLAIRDVVSSDPYVILSLGHQSMKTRVIKSNLNPIWNEKLMLSIPDPIPPLKLQVYDKDTFSTDDHMGEAQIDIQPLVAAAKAYENSGISESMQLGKWLASEDNTLVKDSIISLDQGRVKQEITLKLQNVERGELEIELECVPLSQ from the exons ATGATGTCTGCCCAACAAGAGTTCTACGACTCCTGCGCTCCTATTG GTTCCCCGACCCCTCAAAAAAGGCTAGAAATTGTAATGAATCAACCAGGCAATAGATACTGTGCCGATTGTAACTGTCCAGATCCAAAATGGGT ATCATTAAATCTAGGCGTATTTATTTGTATCAAGTGTTCTGGAGTTCATCGAAGTCTTGGAGTTCATATCTCTAAG ATCCTCTCAGCGAAGTTGGATGATTGGACAGACGAACAGGTTGATTTTATAATTGAGGCGGGTGGTAATGCTACTGTGAATATGAGATATGAAGCCTTTTTGCCAGAAAATATTAGGAAGCTAAGACCAGATTCCTCTATCGAGGAACGATCTGATTTTATCAG GGGCACCAACTTAGCTATTCGTGATGTGGTGAGCAGTGATCCATATGTTATCCTGAGCTTGGGACACCAG TCAATGAAAACACGGGTGATAAAGAGCAACTTGAACCCTATATGGAATGAAAAACTAATGTTGTCAATCCCTGACCCTATCCCACCTTTGAAATTG CAAGTGTATGATAAGGACACTTTCTCGACTGACGATCACATGGGGGAGGCTCAGATTGACATCCAGCCACTCgtagcagcagccaaagcataTGAAAACTCAGGCATCTCAGAATCTATGCAGCTCGGAAAATGGCTAGCTTCGGAAGACAACACTCTGGTAAAAGATAGTATAATATCCCTTGACCAGGGCAGAGTAAAGCAGGAGATTACCTTGAAACTTCAAAATGTAGAGCGTGGTGAGTTGGAGATCGAACTTGAATGTGTACCTCTCAGccaataa
- the LOC122000869 gene encoding probable ADP-ribosylation factor GTPase-activating protein AGD11 isoform X1, with amino-acid sequence MMSAQQEFYDSCAPIGSPTPQKRLEIVMNQPGNRYCADCNCPDPKWVSLNLGVFICIKCSGVHRSLGVHISKILSAKLDDWTDEQVDFIIEAGGNATVNMRYEAFLPENIRKLRPDSSIEERSDFIRRKYEFQQFSSSNAQNEYSMSSCNACLQHHGPSNRHLEEQQTGIRHGLGQAFQNNWRKKDTEHKSIKKMIGMVEFVGLIKVDVIRGTNLAIRDVVSSDPYVILSLGHQSMKTRVIKSNLNPIWNEKLMLSIPDPIPPLKLQVYDKDTFSTDDHMGEAQIDIQPLVAAAKAYENSGISESMQLGKWLASEDNTLVKDSIISLDQGRVKQEITLKLQNVERGELEIELECVPLSQ; translated from the exons ATGATGTCTGCCCAACAAGAGTTCTACGACTCCTGCGCTCCTATTG GTTCCCCGACCCCTCAAAAAAGGCTAGAAATTGTAATGAATCAACCAGGCAATAGATACTGTGCCGATTGTAACTGTCCAGATCCAAAATGGGT ATCATTAAATCTAGGCGTATTTATTTGTATCAAGTGTTCTGGAGTTCATCGAAGTCTTGGAGTTCATATCTCTAAG ATCCTCTCAGCGAAGTTGGATGATTGGACAGACGAACAGGTTGATTTTATAATTGAGGCGGGTGGTAATGCTACTGTGAATATGAGATATGAAGCCTTTTTGCCAGAAAATATTAGGAAGCTAAGACCAGATTCCTCTATCGAGGAACGATCTGATTTTATCAG GAGAAAATATGAGTTTCAACAGTTTTCAAGCTCAAATGCACAGAATGAATATTCCATGTCTAGTTGTAATGCATGTTTGCAGCACCATGGTCCAAGTAACAGACACCTTGAGGAACAACAAACTGGTATTCGCCATGGTCTAGGTCAGGCATTTCAAAATAACTGGAGAAAAAAGGATACTGAACATAAATCTATAAAGAAAATG ATTGGCATGGTAGAATTTGTTGGATTAATTAAGGTTGACGTGATTAGGGGCACCAACTTAGCTATTCGTGATGTGGTGAGCAGTGATCCATATGTTATCCTGAGCTTGGGACACCAG TCAATGAAAACACGGGTGATAAAGAGCAACTTGAACCCTATATGGAATGAAAAACTAATGTTGTCAATCCCTGACCCTATCCCACCTTTGAAATTG CAAGTGTATGATAAGGACACTTTCTCGACTGACGATCACATGGGGGAGGCTCAGATTGACATCCAGCCACTCgtagcagcagccaaagcataTGAAAACTCAGGCATCTCAGAATCTATGCAGCTCGGAAAATGGCTAGCTTCGGAAGACAACACTCTGGTAAAAGATAGTATAATATCCCTTGACCAGGGCAGAGTAAAGCAGGAGATTACCTTGAAACTTCAAAATGTAGAGCGTGGTGAGTTGGAGATCGAACTTGAATGTGTACCTCTCAGccaataa
- the LOC122000869 gene encoding probable ADP-ribosylation factor GTPase-activating protein AGD11 isoform X2, with protein sequence MNQPGNRYCADCNCPDPKWVSLNLGVFICIKCSGVHRSLGVHISKILSAKLDDWTDEQVDFIIEAGGNATVNMRYEAFLPENIRKLRPDSSIEERSDFIRRKYEFQQFSSSNAQNEYSMSSCNACLQHHGPSNRHLEEQQTGIRHGLGQAFQNNWRKKDTEHKSIKKMIGMVEFVGLIKVDVIRGTNLAIRDVVSSDPYVILSLGHQSMKTRVIKSNLNPIWNEKLMLSIPDPIPPLKLQVYDKDTFSTDDHMGEAQIDIQPLVAAAKAYENSGISESMQLGKWLASEDNTLVKDSIISLDQGRVKQEITLKLQNVERGELEIELECVPLSQ encoded by the exons ATGAATCAACCAGGCAATAGATACTGTGCCGATTGTAACTGTCCAGATCCAAAATGGGT ATCATTAAATCTAGGCGTATTTATTTGTATCAAGTGTTCTGGAGTTCATCGAAGTCTTGGAGTTCATATCTCTAAG ATCCTCTCAGCGAAGTTGGATGATTGGACAGACGAACAGGTTGATTTTATAATTGAGGCGGGTGGTAATGCTACTGTGAATATGAGATATGAAGCCTTTTTGCCAGAAAATATTAGGAAGCTAAGACCAGATTCCTCTATCGAGGAACGATCTGATTTTATCAG GAGAAAATATGAGTTTCAACAGTTTTCAAGCTCAAATGCACAGAATGAATATTCCATGTCTAGTTGTAATGCATGTTTGCAGCACCATGGTCCAAGTAACAGACACCTTGAGGAACAACAAACTGGTATTCGCCATGGTCTAGGTCAGGCATTTCAAAATAACTGGAGAAAAAAGGATACTGAACATAAATCTATAAAGAAAATG ATTGGCATGGTAGAATTTGTTGGATTAATTAAGGTTGACGTGATTAGGGGCACCAACTTAGCTATTCGTGATGTGGTGAGCAGTGATCCATATGTTATCCTGAGCTTGGGACACCAG TCAATGAAAACACGGGTGATAAAGAGCAACTTGAACCCTATATGGAATGAAAAACTAATGTTGTCAATCCCTGACCCTATCCCACCTTTGAAATTG CAAGTGTATGATAAGGACACTTTCTCGACTGACGATCACATGGGGGAGGCTCAGATTGACATCCAGCCACTCgtagcagcagccaaagcataTGAAAACTCAGGCATCTCAGAATCTATGCAGCTCGGAAAATGGCTAGCTTCGGAAGACAACACTCTGGTAAAAGATAGTATAATATCCCTTGACCAGGGCAGAGTAAAGCAGGAGATTACCTTGAAACTTCAAAATGTAGAGCGTGGTGAGTTGGAGATCGAACTTGAATGTGTACCTCTCAGccaataa